Proteins co-encoded in one Hymenobacter swuensis DY53 genomic window:
- a CDS encoding cyclic nucleotide-binding domain-containing protein encodes MTLLARWQQLLGIRPEEGRTVGLFFLHNFLLGIGTILVYVAANVILLENQPERNLPLAYGVAALAMVAAGQVYAHYEHHLGLQRVAVRVLLAVVVLMTVIGVLVAVGHSVWAAVAIMTGYRVIYLLTNLEFWGVSAVVFDVRQGRRLFSVISSGDMPAKALGAVLALLVHHHAELLWLLLLAFGAYVGALLVLRTTGREHLVEARSGGRAARAQAVAAPLQRWFGSSRLVLSMCLSMLAIAAVTTGVEYSFFVNVKHQFHDQTLVMRYVSTVLALTYLVALVVKLLVTGKLLDVLGVRTILLALPALVLLGLGLFSQHSSWGPGGVMLYFCALFLTMEILRRAFFDPVFLVLFQPLPAAERLQAHTLSKGVYEPLGMGLAGLLLLVPHFWPKLDANFTFGWMAVLLTGAIFMLYRTYGHYLDELHHAVSRRFALPHELPAAGQPNSNNTVSEAETEALVAALADKPTRAAAFTELQHLGLAALSVLVRTLQSSTDAVVTRRVAQLCGRLPTAQSRVTLVALAQRPDLGQREDALRALRNFAPEPATTPVFQALVQQELQLARELLHGQATTANQPVQDALAYELTRVQQRLFGELQQLYAPQAIADAQRSVAHATRERQANALEILDNIIPRPMYQGLQTLLEVGTPAAKAARFDRLLSAATTPGPIVATIVERGETAFSDWTVSLALRYWSATEVHFALLRPHLHSTSPLVRESALAVLARWAETQPAAYQAAVTQEPSLPDLLMSHSATTAHVSAADRVAILQRTALFAATPANVLSSIVPIMKEVSFGAGEQIFAKGDLGTSLFIVSEGEVGIFTGSQLLATFRPGDFFGELALLDAEPRSATAVAQSPVTAFRLDQDDFYDVMEERSEVLRNILRVLCQRLRKQNEASEVKAQK; translated from the coding sequence ATGACATTACTTGCGCGTTGGCAGCAGCTGTTGGGCATCCGACCCGAAGAGGGGCGTACGGTGGGGCTGTTCTTTCTGCACAACTTTCTGCTGGGCATCGGGACCATTCTGGTGTACGTGGCGGCCAACGTGATTCTGCTCGAAAATCAGCCGGAACGCAACCTGCCGCTGGCCTACGGGGTGGCCGCGCTGGCTATGGTAGCTGCCGGCCAGGTATACGCGCACTATGAGCACCATCTGGGCCTGCAGCGGGTAGCCGTGCGGGTGCTGCTGGCCGTGGTGGTCCTGATGACGGTGATTGGGGTGCTGGTTGCCGTGGGCCACTCGGTGTGGGCGGCAGTGGCCATCATGACGGGCTACCGCGTGATTTACCTACTCACCAACCTGGAATTCTGGGGCGTGTCGGCAGTGGTGTTTGATGTGCGGCAGGGGCGGCGGCTGTTCAGCGTCATCAGCTCCGGCGACATGCCCGCCAAGGCCCTGGGTGCTGTGCTGGCGTTGCTGGTGCACCATCACGCGGAGCTGCTGTGGCTGCTGCTGCTGGCTTTCGGGGCCTATGTGGGGGCGTTGCTGGTGCTGCGTACTACGGGTCGGGAACATCTGGTGGAAGCGCGTTCCGGCGGCCGGGCCGCGCGGGCGCAAGCCGTGGCCGCACCGCTGCAACGCTGGTTCGGCAGCAGCCGCCTGGTCCTGAGCATGTGCCTGAGCATGCTGGCTATTGCGGCCGTTACTACCGGCGTGGAATATTCCTTTTTTGTCAACGTCAAGCATCAGTTTCACGACCAGACGCTGGTGATGCGCTACGTCAGCACCGTGCTGGCCCTCACCTACTTGGTGGCACTGGTGGTGAAGCTGCTGGTAACCGGCAAGCTGCTTGATGTGCTGGGCGTACGAACGATTTTACTGGCCCTGCCGGCCCTCGTATTGCTGGGCCTGGGGCTGTTCAGTCAGCATAGCAGCTGGGGGCCGGGTGGCGTCATGCTTTACTTCTGCGCCTTATTCCTGACAATGGAAATCTTGCGGCGGGCTTTCTTCGACCCAGTGTTTCTGGTGCTGTTTCAGCCGCTGCCCGCTGCCGAGCGGTTGCAGGCGCATACCCTCTCGAAGGGCGTGTATGAGCCCTTGGGCATGGGTCTGGCTGGTCTGTTGCTGCTGGTGCCTCACTTCTGGCCTAAGCTGGACGCCAACTTTACCTTCGGGTGGATGGCGGTACTGCTAACCGGCGCAATTTTCATGCTTTACCGTACCTACGGGCACTACCTCGATGAGCTGCACCACGCCGTGAGCCGCCGGTTTGCCCTGCCCCATGAGCTGCCCGCCGCCGGGCAACCCAACAGCAATAACACGGTATCGGAGGCGGAAACAGAGGCGTTGGTGGCGGCATTAGCCGATAAGCCCACGCGGGCTGCTGCCTTCACGGAGCTGCAGCACCTGGGCTTGGCCGCACTATCAGTGCTGGTTCGTACGCTGCAAAGCAGTACCGATGCGGTGGTAACGCGGCGGGTGGCGCAACTGTGCGGCCGTCTGCCCACCGCTCAGAGCCGCGTTACGCTGGTGGCGCTGGCACAGCGGCCCGATTTGGGGCAGCGCGAAGATGCCCTGCGCGCCCTCCGCAACTTTGCCCCGGAGCCAGCCACTACGCCTGTTTTTCAGGCATTGGTGCAACAGGAGCTACAACTGGCCCGCGAGCTACTGCACGGGCAGGCTACTACGGCAAATCAGCCCGTGCAGGATGCGCTGGCGTACGAGCTGACGCGGGTGCAGCAGCGCCTGTTTGGGGAGTTGCAGCAGCTCTACGCGCCCCAGGCCATTGCCGATGCGCAGCGCAGCGTGGCGCACGCCACCCGGGAGCGGCAGGCCAATGCCCTCGAAATCCTGGATAACATCATTCCCCGCCCCATGTACCAAGGGCTCCAGACGCTGCTGGAAGTGGGCACACCCGCTGCCAAAGCGGCCCGTTTCGACCGGCTGTTGTCAGCTGCTACCACTCCTGGGCCTATTGTGGCCACTATTGTGGAGCGGGGCGAAACGGCCTTTTCCGATTGGACCGTGAGCCTGGCCCTGCGCTACTGGTCGGCCACTGAGGTGCATTTTGCCCTGCTTCGGCCCCACTTGCATAGTACCAGCCCACTGGTGCGAGAAAGTGCCTTAGCGGTGCTGGCCCGCTGGGCCGAAACCCAGCCAGCGGCCTACCAGGCGGCCGTTACGCAAGAACCTTCCCTGCCCGATTTACTTATGAGCCATTCTGCCACTACTGCCCACGTTTCTGCCGCCGACCGGGTGGCTATTCTCCAGCGCACCGCGTTGTTTGCCGCTACGCCCGCCAACGTCCTCAGCAGCATTGTGCCCATCATGAAAGAGGTGAGTTTTGGCGCCGGAGAGCAGATCTTTGCCAAGGGCGACTTGGGTACTTCCCTCTTCATCGTGTCGGAAGGGGAGGTGGGCATTTTTACCGGTTCGCAGCTGCTGGCTACTTTCCGTCCCGGCGACTTTTTTGGGGAACTCGCCCTGCTCGATGCTGAGCCACGTTCGGCTACTGCCGTGGCCCAAAGCCCCGTTACAGCCTTCCGCCTCGACCAGGACGATTTCTATGATGTGATGGAGGAGCGGAGCGAAGTGCTGCGCAATATTCTGCGCGTCCTCTGCCAACGCCTGCGCAAGCAGAATGAAGCAAGTGAAGTCAAAGCGCAGAAGTAA
- a CDS encoding HD domain-containing protein, whose product MDCLRAETYVLDQLRQHLAPTLFYHGLHHTLDVVEQAQSLALAEGVSDPTELALLRTAAHYHDAGFLTTYQGHEAAGCALARQVLPGFGYEPAHIELICQLILATQMPQSPGPLHLARILCDADLDYLGRSDFWPISSTLYEELTVRNMIAGEEAWLRLQVDFLSGHRYWTPTATARREAAKQARLAEVREQLARL is encoded by the coding sequence ATGGATTGCCTTCGCGCCGAAACCTACGTCCTCGACCAGCTCCGTCAGCACCTTGCTCCTACCCTGTTCTACCACGGCCTACATCACACCCTCGACGTGGTTGAGCAGGCCCAGTCTCTGGCCCTGGCCGAAGGCGTTTCCGACCCCACCGAACTGGCTCTGCTGCGCACCGCCGCCCACTACCACGATGCCGGTTTCCTGACTACCTACCAAGGCCACGAGGCCGCCGGCTGTGCCTTGGCGCGCCAGGTCCTGCCCGGCTTCGGTTACGAGCCGGCCCACATCGAACTGATTTGCCAGCTCATCCTGGCGACGCAGATGCCCCAAAGCCCTGGGCCGCTTCACTTGGCCCGGATCCTCTGCGACGCCGACCTGGATTACCTCGGCCGCTCCGATTTCTGGCCCATCAGTTCAACTTTGTACGAGGAGCTGACGGTGCGCAATATGATAGCAGGAGAGGAAGCCTGGTTACGCCTGCAGGTTGACTTCCTGAGCGGCCACCGCTACTGGACACCCACCGCCACCGCCCGCCGCGAGGCCGCCAAGCAGGCCCGACTAGCCGAAGTGCGGGAGCAGTTGGCGCGGCTCTAG
- a CDS encoding fatty acid desaturase family protein, translated as MAKTLKFTNVRKTTFFATVRERVDAYFVAEGISRHANGTMWAKTIFFLSGYVGLYVLILSNQFGLLAMAGLAALMGAFAAFIGFNVCHDALHGAFSANKNVNKWLGMVFNLIGASPYVWNITHNIVHHTYTNIAGHDEDIEVAPGLIRLSEEEPVRWIQQFQHWYAFPVYGLASLSWVLRKDYVKFFQGKIGEHVTKHPRREYVNLFLYKAVYYALFIVLPLVVLDVTWWQFALGFVWMHFVEGLVLGLVFQLAHVVEGTAFPLPDDQGDMREAWAVHQMQTTANFSPDSKLASFLCGGLNRQVEHHLFPKVCHIHYPALAPILRQTALEFGVPYIENKTFFGALQSHYRMLRQMGPEAYRQARTERVAVAA; from the coding sequence ATGGCCAAAACATTGAAATTCACGAATGTTCGGAAAACCACTTTTTTCGCCACGGTGCGCGAGCGGGTGGATGCCTACTTTGTAGCTGAGGGAATTTCGCGCCACGCCAACGGGACTATGTGGGCCAAAACCATCTTCTTCCTGAGTGGCTACGTGGGCCTGTACGTGCTGATTCTTTCGAACCAGTTCGGGTTGCTGGCTATGGCCGGGCTGGCGGCCCTGATGGGCGCGTTTGCCGCTTTTATCGGCTTCAACGTGTGTCACGACGCGCTGCACGGTGCGTTTTCAGCCAATAAGAACGTGAATAAGTGGCTGGGCATGGTATTCAACCTGATTGGGGCCAGCCCTTATGTGTGGAATATCACCCACAACATCGTACACCACACCTACACCAACATTGCCGGCCACGATGAGGACATTGAAGTGGCCCCCGGCCTGATCCGGCTGTCGGAGGAGGAGCCGGTGCGCTGGATTCAGCAGTTTCAGCATTGGTACGCGTTTCCGGTGTATGGGCTGGCTTCGCTCTCGTGGGTACTGCGCAAGGATTACGTGAAGTTTTTCCAGGGCAAGATTGGGGAGCACGTCACCAAGCACCCGCGCCGCGAGTACGTGAATTTGTTTCTGTACAAAGCCGTGTATTACGCTTTGTTCATTGTGCTGCCGCTGGTGGTGCTGGATGTTACGTGGTGGCAGTTTGCGCTGGGCTTCGTCTGGATGCACTTCGTGGAAGGGCTGGTGCTGGGCCTCGTGTTTCAGCTGGCCCACGTGGTAGAAGGCACTGCCTTCCCACTGCCCGATGACCAGGGCGACATGCGCGAGGCCTGGGCCGTGCATCAGATGCAGACCACGGCCAACTTCTCGCCCGACAGCAAGCTGGCTAGTTTCCTGTGCGGCGGCTTGAACCGGCAGGTGGAGCACCACTTGTTCCCGAAGGTTTGCCATATTCATTATCCGGCCCTGGCTCCTATCCTGCGCCAGACGGCCCTGGAGTTCGGGGTGCCCTACATTGAGAACAAGACGTTCTTCGGGGCCTTGCAGTCACACTACCGAATGCTGCGCCAGATGGGTCCGGAGGCTTACCGGCAGGCGCGTACGGAGCGGGTGGCGGTGGCGGCCTAG
- a CDS encoding response regulator produces the protein MKILVVDDEQDVRTLFEQRFRREIRNGLFTFSFAYSGEEALDYLHDHASEVVLILSDINMPGMSGLELLRHIRQEYGAPPPTPPQVMMITAYGDDDSRQQALALGANDFLSKPVDFVALKEKLLHLTEHEN, from the coding sequence ATGAAAATACTGGTAGTTGACGACGAGCAGGACGTGCGGACGCTGTTCGAGCAACGGTTCCGGCGTGAAATCCGCAACGGGCTATTTACCTTTTCGTTTGCCTACTCGGGTGAGGAAGCGCTGGATTACCTGCACGACCATGCCTCCGAAGTAGTGCTGATTTTATCTGATATCAACATGCCCGGCATGAGTGGGCTGGAACTGCTGCGCCACATCCGGCAGGAGTACGGCGCGCCGCCGCCTACCCCGCCTCAGGTAATGATGATTACCGCGTACGGCGACGACGACAGCCGCCAGCAGGCCCTGGCCCTGGGTGCCAACGACTTCCTCTCGAAGCCCGTGGATTTTGTGGCCCTCAAGGAAAAACTACTGCACCTCACCGAGCATGAAAACTAA
- a CDS encoding ATP-binding protein, producing MRQFLDLPTRMPHLNRLIGYFWVPGLLLYLFSLLIQWKTDQLDEIYTLFLMAMVVLVLVRVQDYRPARTILLAVVPYVAYSAIELLSGTLSSSFMREYKNLFSNSQGFAVIWLVTFVLIARKQKKQLEAERVQREAEEKERREIAAQNAVLESMVAERTSSLTLQTEELQHALEELKTTQAQLIQAEKMASLGELTAGIAHEIQNPLNFVTNFSDVSAELVMELEEEQQRPERDQELEAELLADLKQNLQKITHHGQRAASIVRGMLEHSRASTGERQPTDLNVLADEYLRLAYHGLRAKDKSFNATLTTDFASPLPKIEAVAQDLGRVLLNLFTNAFYAVQKRKEQGETGYAPTVRVATRALPGGGVEVRVHDNGTGIPEAVRQKIFQPFFTTKPTGEGTGLGLSLSYDIVTKGHAGTLAVETEEGQGTEFIITLPAGQ from the coding sequence ATGCGGCAGTTTCTGGATTTGCCCACCCGGATGCCCCACCTGAACCGGCTGATTGGGTATTTCTGGGTGCCGGGGCTGTTGCTCTACCTGTTTTCCCTACTCATTCAGTGGAAGACGGACCAGTTGGATGAGATATACACGCTGTTCCTGATGGCCATGGTGGTGCTGGTGCTGGTACGGGTGCAGGATTACCGGCCGGCCCGGACCATCCTGCTGGCCGTGGTACCCTATGTGGCATATTCGGCTATTGAACTGCTGTCAGGGACCTTGAGCAGTAGCTTTATGCGCGAGTACAAAAACCTGTTCAGCAATAGTCAGGGGTTTGCCGTCATCTGGCTGGTGACCTTCGTGCTCATTGCCAGAAAGCAGAAGAAGCAGCTGGAAGCCGAACGGGTGCAGCGGGAAGCGGAGGAAAAGGAACGACGCGAAATAGCGGCCCAGAATGCGGTATTGGAGAGCATGGTGGCCGAGCGCACGTCTTCGCTCACCCTGCAGACCGAGGAGTTGCAACACGCGCTGGAAGAGCTCAAAACCACCCAGGCCCAACTGATTCAGGCCGAGAAAATGGCTTCATTGGGCGAGCTGACGGCCGGTATTGCCCACGAGATTCAGAATCCGCTCAACTTCGTCACCAACTTTTCCGATGTGAGTGCCGAGCTGGTAATGGAGCTGGAGGAAGAGCAGCAACGCCCCGAGCGGGACCAGGAGTTGGAAGCCGAGCTGCTGGCCGACCTCAAGCAAAACCTGCAAAAGATTACCCACCACGGACAGCGTGCCGCCAGTATCGTGCGGGGCATGCTGGAACACTCCCGCGCCAGTACCGGCGAGCGGCAACCCACCGACCTCAACGTGCTGGCCGACGAATACCTGCGCCTGGCTTACCACGGCCTGCGAGCAAAGGACAAATCCTTTAATGCCACGCTCACAACCGATTTTGCTTCTCCCCTCCCCAAAATTGAGGCCGTGGCCCAGGACCTGGGCCGGGTGCTGCTCAATCTGTTCACCAATGCCTTTTATGCCGTACAGAAGCGTAAAGAGCAGGGCGAAACCGGCTATGCCCCTACCGTACGCGTGGCCACCCGCGCCCTGCCCGGCGGCGGCGTGGAGGTGCGCGTACACGACAATGGCACCGGTATTCCGGAAGCTGTGCGCCAGAAAATTTTCCAGCCCTTCTTCACCACCAAGCCCACCGGCGAAGGCACCGGCCTGGGCCTTTCTCTCAGCTACGATATTGTAACGAAAGGCCACGCCGGCACCCTTGCCGTGGAAACGGAGGAAGGCCAGGGTACCGAGTTTATTATTACGTTGCCAGCGGGGCAGTAA
- a CDS encoding MJ1255/VC2487 family glycosyltransferase: protein MNILYGVPGEGLGHATRSKVIIGHLLSQGHEVCVVSSSRAYQMLAANFPGRVHEIRGFHLAYKHLTVSKSRTAALTLRSAPENLRVNFRKYRELLCDFEPEVVISDFESFSFLFAKWKNLPVISIDNMQIISRAALDVPIPAAERGNLALARQIVRAKLPGSQHYFISTFFPLPLIKERTTLVPPILRPEVLALRPTHGAHILVYQSATTQKDLVAQLQQLPGQEFRVYGFNKEENHGNVQLRAFSEAGFLADLASARAVVTNGGFSLISEAVYLRKPMCAVPIPAQFEQFLNAAEIEKLGYGRHFSAITPDNLKAFLYDLSGFETALQGYTQQGNDELFAALEQVLTALVVSR, encoded by the coding sequence ATGAATATTCTCTACGGAGTGCCCGGCGAAGGGCTGGGGCACGCGACGCGCAGTAAGGTGATAATCGGGCATCTGCTCAGTCAGGGCCATGAGGTATGCGTGGTGAGTAGCTCGCGAGCTTACCAGATGCTGGCCGCCAACTTCCCCGGGCGGGTGCACGAAATCCGGGGCTTTCACCTGGCGTATAAACACCTCACCGTTTCGAAGTCGCGCACGGCGGCCCTGACATTGCGCTCGGCGCCGGAAAACCTGCGGGTGAACTTCCGCAAGTATCGGGAGCTGCTCTGCGACTTCGAGCCCGAGGTGGTGATTTCCGATTTCGAGTCGTTCAGCTTTCTGTTCGCCAAGTGGAAAAATCTGCCCGTCATCAGCATTGATAACATGCAGATTATCAGCCGGGCTGCCTTGGATGTGCCCATACCGGCGGCGGAGCGCGGCAACCTGGCCTTGGCTCGCCAGATTGTACGCGCCAAACTGCCCGGTAGTCAGCACTACTTCATCAGCACCTTCTTCCCGCTGCCGCTCATCAAGGAGCGCACCACGCTGGTGCCGCCCATTCTGCGGCCCGAGGTGCTGGCCCTGCGCCCTACGCATGGCGCGCACATACTGGTGTATCAATCGGCTACCACGCAGAAGGATTTGGTGGCGCAGCTGCAGCAGTTGCCGGGGCAGGAGTTTCGGGTGTATGGCTTCAACAAGGAAGAAAACCACGGCAACGTGCAGCTGCGGGCCTTCAGTGAGGCCGGCTTTCTGGCCGACTTAGCCAGTGCCCGGGCGGTGGTCACCAACGGCGGCTTCTCTCTCATCAGCGAAGCAGTGTACCTGCGCAAGCCGATGTGCGCGGTGCCCATTCCGGCCCAGTTCGAGCAGTTTCTCAACGCGGCCGAAATCGAGAAGCTGGGCTACGGCCGCCACTTCTCCGCCATCACTCCTGATAACCTCAAAGCCTTTCTCTACGACCTGTCCGGCTTCGAAACCGCTCTGCAAGGGTACACGCAGCAGGGCAACGACGAGCTGTTTGCGGCTCTGGAGCAGGTGCTGACTGCTTTGGTCGTGTCGCGCTAG
- a CDS encoding adenylate/guanylate cyclase domain-containing protein codes for MKTKILVVDDEADLELLIKQKFRRKIRESVYEFVFASNGQEALNTLQQHPDLDIILSDINMPVMDGLTLLSKLQEANPVLKTVMVSAYGDMQNIRTAMNRGAFDFVTKPVDFLDLELTMDKTAQHVQQLRETLRAIQENNILRMYVDETVLNFVGRPEFENTLMASETVDASVVFIDICGFTSLSEVLPPADIVTMLNRYFDQMVKEVIAQGGYIDKFMGDAVMAVFRGEYHLDRAVDAALAVRAVVQANEDVLPDGRPYQPLVSIGINTGEMVSGNIGSASLKRLDYTVIGDNVNVSQRLQSVAQPGQIIITEATYERVKESFQCRPLHEVTLKNKAQPMMIYEVVA; via the coding sequence ATGAAAACTAAGATTCTGGTAGTTGATGATGAGGCAGACTTGGAGCTGCTCATCAAGCAGAAGTTCCGGCGCAAGATTCGGGAAAGTGTGTACGAATTCGTGTTTGCCAGCAATGGCCAAGAGGCCCTGAACACCCTGCAGCAGCACCCCGACCTCGACATCATTCTCTCCGACATCAACATGCCGGTAATGGATGGCCTCACGCTGCTCAGCAAGCTACAGGAGGCCAATCCAGTCCTCAAAACCGTGATGGTATCAGCCTACGGCGACATGCAGAACATCCGCACGGCCATGAACCGGGGGGCGTTTGATTTCGTGACCAAGCCCGTGGACTTCCTGGACCTGGAGCTGACAATGGACAAGACCGCCCAGCACGTACAGCAGCTGCGCGAGACGCTACGGGCCATCCAGGAAAACAACATTCTGCGCATGTACGTGGATGAAACCGTACTCAACTTTGTGGGGCGGCCGGAGTTCGAAAACACGCTGATGGCCTCCGAAACGGTCGATGCCTCGGTGGTTTTCATCGACATCTGCGGCTTTACGTCTCTCTCCGAAGTACTGCCGCCCGCCGACATTGTCACCATGCTCAACCGTTACTTCGACCAGATGGTGAAGGAGGTTATTGCGCAGGGTGGCTACATCGACAAGTTTATGGGCGATGCGGTAATGGCCGTTTTTCGGGGCGAGTACCACCTCGACCGGGCCGTGGACGCAGCCCTAGCCGTGCGCGCCGTGGTGCAGGCCAACGAGGACGTGTTACCCGATGGCCGACCCTACCAACCGTTGGTCAGCATCGGTATCAATACCGGCGAAATGGTGTCGGGTAACATCGGCTCAGCTTCCCTCAAGCGTCTCGACTACACCGTCATCGGCGACAATGTGAACGTGAGTCAACGGTTGCAATCCGTGGCCCAGCCCGGTCAGATTATTATCACGGAAGCCACCTACGAGCGGGTAAAGGAGTCGTTCCAATGCCGCCCGCTCCACGAGGTAACCCTCAAGAATAAGGCCCAGCCCATGATGATTTACGAGGTAGTGGCGTAG